A region from the Candidatus Binatus sp. genome encodes:
- a CDS encoding pyruvoyl-dependent arginine decarboxylase — translation MGPIPKGAFLTKGAGRHREKLTSFELALRSAGIAEFNLVRVKSIFPPNCKLLSQQEGLKYLTPGQIVFAVMSDNATNEPHRLIASSVGVALPSNPAQYGYLSEHHSTGETDQKAGDYAEDLAAMMLATILGVDFDPNLSYDERKDLWRMSDKIVTTRNVTQSAIGDRDGLWSSVVAAAVFVDIPNGK, via the coding sequence ATGGGGCCGATCCCGAAAGGGGCATTTTTGACCAAGGGTGCGGGCCGGCATCGCGAGAAGCTGACTTCCTTCGAGCTGGCGCTGCGCTCCGCGGGAATCGCCGAGTTCAACCTCGTGCGGGTCAAATCGATTTTCCCGCCCAACTGCAAACTGCTCAGCCAGCAGGAGGGCTTGAAGTACCTGACGCCGGGGCAGATCGTTTTTGCCGTGATGAGCGATAACGCGACCAACGAACCGCATCGGCTCATAGCGTCGTCGGTGGGCGTCGCGCTTCCCAGCAATCCCGCGCAGTACGGATACCTGTCCGAGCATCACAGCACCGGCGAGACGGATCAGAAGGCGGGCGACTACGCGGAGGATCTGGCGGCGATGATGCTGGCGACGATTCTTGGCGTCGATTTCGATCCGAATCTGAGCTACGACGAGCGCAAGGACCTGTGGCGGATGTCGGACAAAATCGTAACGACGCGCAACGTCACCCAGTCGGCGATAGGCGATCGCGACGGGCTGTGGTCGTCGGTGGTTGCCGCGGCGGTGTTCGTCGACATCCCCAACGGCAAGTAG